Within the Gossypium raimondii isolate GPD5lz chromosome 12, ASM2569854v1, whole genome shotgun sequence genome, the region ttaatatttattacttaaaatatttaaaatttatatttcatatattaaaatattaacaacaagttataatgattttttatattcttactaaaatataataatattagctaatttaaatattatttaaatgcatatttgttacttgataataacatgtctaaaatagacattttatttctcaaaagtattttttgacagcaatgctaagcacttaaattttaaaccaaacttttcaaaagcactttttcacagcacttttcaaaagcattgcaAAACTAGCCCTTAGTCCTTTTATGAGAATATGTaataataagatatatatatttacaattttttataattggataaatttttgcacctttaaaaaataataattaagtataatatttatttaattgtaaaaaattaaaaataaatgccACATCATACCatctttttccttaaaaaagttaaattatttaacaaaattaagggGGAAAAAGATCTCATGACTGGGAATGTATAGCTCGTGGAAAAACTAAGAGCACGTTTGGTTCACTGTtttggaatagaggcgtaatggaatagaggtgtaatggaatagaggtgtaatagcaaatcaattgtttggttgaatgtaatggaatagaggcgtaatagtattcttgtgtttggttgaatggaatagaggtgtaatagcataatggaaaaaactaaaatgactagaatacccttagcataaatttgtttgggtaaatgattcttgttattgttatttaattttaataagattattaatatcaataataaataatttaatcatatttaaacataattattattaaatatattataattaaaatatataatttaataaaattcttaataatcaatattcttatatgaatttactcaaatcataatatatgatactataaaatataatttaacataattattattaaatatattataattaaaatatataatttaataaaattcttaataattaatattcttatatgaatttactcaaatcataatatatgatactataaaagataatttaacataattattagaCAACTGCCAGATAAATATTGGTCCAGGAAAGTTCCTCAAATTCCAATATTTACAATCCTTTCCGATATTCTCAATTGTTGGAACCTCCTTTATATTGTCATGGTACATGCTTTCCCGGTTAAGTATGGTATCTATTGTTCTGCAACATTAGTAGATAATGTTCGatacaaaaaaaacatgttaaataACATGTCACAAACtatattaacattaaaaaaaaaggcataCTAGGATTGTCTGTTCCCCTGGTAACAACTAACTGATGAAAACTTTTAgggtaaaaccaaaaaaaacatgtaaaatataaaatcaaaggAAGGAAAGATAAAGCTCAACATCTGATGTTTGGTTGTAATGGTAGCCACCCTGATATCATTAcagttcaaaaaaaaagtggGATCATTGTTACAACTATAACAAGGCCTTGATTTAAGTGAATCCGAGTATTGAACCGAGTTCTAAGAATCACGGATTCACAGGTGGGGTTTTTATGTCACTCTGTCTTGTCTTCTTCCAAATCACCATTAGAGGATGCTCCATTGCTGCCCTGCACCGTTCTAGTTTCCGGTGCAGTTCTAAAATCTTTTGAAGGTGTTGGAGAGGGTTTTATAATGTCAAATTAGTATCATCTTTGTCAAAATCTTCATTTGCTTCACCAGAGTAAGCATACATATTAAGATCGGAATAACAAAACGGTGAACTATAAGAAACTGCAAAGACGTTGAAATAAAACTCTCAAAGATCAACACTGAAACTAAAATATGCGGGAACATCAACCACAATATAAAACAGCCATACATCTTTAAATTCCGTAACACAGAGGAACTAGCTacaaattaaacaagtaatcaAGCCTACACAGACATCTCAAGTTGCCGAGTTTTACCTTTATTAACGATCAGgaaatatattaaacaattgAGGGTGTGAGTAtgaagttttttcttctttcattttgaATGTCCATAAAACAGTTCATAAACAACCGTAGCAGAAAAGGAAAGGCAGAAAGAGAAGGTTAGGGCTCAATAAGTTAGATATTTACTGCGTAGAATTCTGAGAAAGAGCCCAAAGAACACAGATGACACATAGCAGAGAGAAAGATAAGATTTTCCAGAAGGCTGGGATGATCCAAGCATTCTACCACTACTCGTTGTAAACATCATTTGCCTTGAAGTAAATCTGAAAAGGCAGAGTTTCGCAGTTGTAAGGTGCAGCAGGTTTTTGATAATGATGCCATTTCTAAAATGCTATATTTTCATCACACTATATGTTGCAGTTTTTGATTACTTTACCCTATACTTCCCATCATAAAGATACCAGACTGCACTTAAATTGCTAGCATGTTCTTTGCTTTCTTCTACATTATATGGTGAAGTCTATTGATAAAGCAGCCTAAAGAAAGCATCAAAGATAATGGACTTGATTTACCTCGTAGAAAATCCAACCGACAGAGACAATAACTGCTACTACCAATGCATTTGTGAACTTCCTGTATATATCCAGCTTTGCCACCATCCTTCTAGTCAGTTGCATCCATTAGTgagaaattttcatatattgttATTAACTTGATCTGCCGATgaagttgaagaaagaaaaagaataccTGAAGTTTATTTAAAGTTGAAGAGAGAGAAGTAAATATCCAAAGAATGAAGAAGGCATCTAAGATTGCAAACGGAAGAACCAAAAATAGTCTTGCCTTTCCAGAAAGATCACTCACAGCACCAACATTTTCTACCAGCTCAAGAATTTCAGATGCCAGAAAGAAGGTTGCTCCAAGCATGGTTACCTTTGAAGTAAGGCCACCAAGAGTAGGTCTCACAACACCATAACCCATGTAaaccatcaaaataataattcgtGCAATTGTACGTTTAATAGTATCAAAGGTGACTTCCCACATGGTGATTCCAACAGGCCTGGTTCCACTCCCATTGAACTCAGCGTAATCAAAATACCAAAGAGCCATCTCAAGCATGCCAAAGGTTATCACTAATGTTATACAATTTTGCAAAGGAAGAACTTCTCTCCAAAATCTTGCATATTGCAGGAACCAAAAGATTCCGAGGATCACAAAAGTGAGGGACATGAAGCCATAGAAGTTCATCAGAGGTGCCATTCTACCAGGCAGATAGCCAGTAGGGTTTTTCCATACAGTTTTCCCTTCAACAATCAAATCTTTAAGATTTAAATCACAGTGAATGAAGTACAAGTTATACATCCCAGTTTTAGTAATTTGTATAGATTTTAATGGCAATGTTGTAACCTCATCATCTTTACTAAATGAGACGCCGAACACTTTAGGCCAGCCAGGATTCTTTGTGGAAGGGCGATGAATAATTTCTCCTTCTGAACAGACACCGAGTTTTGCAAGATCTGCGGTGCAACAAACAGCTCTTTGTCCCCCATAAGCTGAACCCCCAATTGCCTCTCTATCTTCCACCTCAAAAACGATTGCTTGGATCGAGTGTGAGCTAAAGTTAGAAGATTCTTTGGGTTTACGGAATGTACTTTTCTCAAAACTGTTTTAAGATTTAGCCACAAATTCAGGATGCAAAGGCGAAAGAGGAAAATCTTCAATGTTCCTCATCTTTCAAATACTAAATACATGTCGATAGCAATTTAGGAATGTACTAAAAAATAACCTTTTTTTTAGCCTCTCTAATAGTTAGTACTAAGTCAAAATTGACTTAAGCAGACCACTAAActaaagaaatttcagcaagattgagaaaaaaattagatcTTTCATTCCTTTAGGTTCAAAaagtttgatatttttgtttcgTTTCACTCAAAATATATGAACTTCAAATTTGTCAGCACTGTTTCAACTCAAATTCGTTTTACCACCCAATTCTAATTCACTAGATCCTACCAATTCTCAAATCCCAcacaattcaaaacaaaacccCACTAAAATCATCAGAAAATTAAAGAGATCTAAAATCTATAATCAGCAGACAGTTCATTAAAAATGTGaactccaaagaagaaagaaaagggaaatcgaGAAATTACCGGACGAAAGAGTCACCAGCAGTGGCAGTTACATTGTGGGTGTCAGCAAAAGAAGAATGAACATTTCAATCGAGggagcaaatcggcagaaaagaaaagaaaagaaacagatgGAGCAAATTGGCAGAAACTGGAGCAAATCGGCAGAAGCAAAAGGAAGGAACAGAAGACGCTTGGATTAGAAAtcgggagggtaaaacagggaggTAAACTGAAGCAGCGCCTAAACTGAGTAAAAGGGAGGAATTAGAAATCGGTGGATTTCACCGATTAGATCAGTAATGGTTTAGCCCTGTAATAGCaatacattgaaccaaacaaCGGATTAGAGGCGTAATAAGTGGGGCCCTccgattaggggtgtataaCCAAACATAGTGTAAAAATGATAAACTTATAATAAAGAGactaaaataaccaaaaacataTAGTATTGGGACTTTTAGTAAAATTTGACCTTTATATGTTGATAATTCAAAATACTTAAAATCAAATGTAAGTAGAATTTTAAGagataaaacaatatttaatctctgaatttagtaatttttcttaatttagtaaTATCTTGACCTGCCATCGTTGCATCGTCGGGATGTGGGAATGCTCCTCGTCACAATGTCGCCACCGTGAAGTTCCTCTCATGATCATCACGTCGTCGCAACGAGAGAAAGCTCCTCGCCACGATGTTAAGTGTGTTACAGGCCTTGGCAGCTTTGTTGGCTAGTCGGGCTCCTTATATCGTGGCCCAATCATCATTCCTCGTATTCTTGGACCTAAACTAACATTCTACACACTTAAATAGCCCATTAGTCACTCACGAGGCTCGAGTCGGCCTTACAGGTCATCGAAATATCAGAAAATGcgtagaaatatttattttattaatattttatttctaaccTACTAATAGagaaaatacaataattaattataaacgTGCTAAAAAATAAGCTTATCAAGTGTAGAAATTACCTAAaataactactacatttgacaTCAGGTCATTAGGGCATCATGCTTCAGCAGGCACACTAGACGAGGGATGGATGGGGAATCATGCCCCAGCTGATCAACGCTAGTTAGAAAGGGTCAAGGCATTGTGCCCCTGCCTAGCGACAACACGCAAGAGGCGCGGGGATGATGCTACAATAGAAGCGATAACACCATGACACACGGAGGATTGCACCTTAACGTGGACGATGCATACGAGAGGGTGTTAGGAGCACACCGTGTTGGCAACTTGTTCCGGGCTTCACGTGCAACAACCTCGATTCTCCAAGTTTTGGAGCACTTTTGAGAATTTACTTTTTCAAGGattcaaaaattagaaaagtagAAGGCTCAAAGAATGCTTTAAAAAAAAcctgtaatttttaatttaattatttatttcctttttctagGATGAAACCATGAGAATTTATAGTTAGTCAAAGTcggttttatttttcaattatggATTAGATAATTAGTATATTACGTTCAATTGAATGTTGATAAAATCGATAAACATGTCATGCATTATGATGAAGCATGTCATATAAATTAGGAAATAATGTCACTTGATCTTATCTGCATATATAATCATTAATCCatgaaattggaatttaaaaccTTGTATGTTTTTAGATGATTGAATGAGAGAAGGTCCATAAACAATACCTCTGACATCCATTAATGGACTCTAAGTGATAACATGATAATACTTTGACTCGGTTTCACCTTGACAACACCTTACGGTAAGCAGTATTGTATGGTGGAAATATTGCCTGCATTATTTGACACGTTTTTAAGGACGAGAAGGATATAAATGACATTCAGGTGACAATGACATGGCTATAGAGAATATTCATGGttatgtttgataaattgattgTACAACTTATTGCTCAACATACTAGTGttagatttgattttcaaaatatataaaatatttgtgcaatagaattctaaaaattttaataaataggaATTTCTCGTTATATCTATTACAATAAATCAagttaatcaaaacatttatgtaCAAATATGTCCAATGCTAAGAGAGATAAGTTATGTCGTATGGATCCTCCTGGGATGTCCCTGAGCTTTTCGATCAATCTGATTTTAATCTCTGACTAATCCAAGCTTTCtaccaaatatttttttgttattttcaaactCACAAATGCTTGGAGAGTGGTCTCTAAACCAAAAACACAAACACATGATACACTAACATTTtggaataatatattttaaagtacTAATATTTTAAGGTCAGTTTTGATGTTGCAAGGTAATTGGATGTGTTTGGCTGATAAAGTGTAATTATATAGTAATTCCCTGTGTCATGTTTAGTAGTACAAACCATAATTACCCAGttacataataaatattaattactataaaattatcaatgtgatacaaaatttctaaacgagtaacaaaaattaaaatcaaataatcatatgTAATATATTAGTCCAAAAAATAGTCGATAATacgattactaataaaaataacaagaaaaataaacatcatatgcattttatctaattgttttAACATTTCTTGAGTTATtaccttttaatatttaacatattatcCTTATCATTATCATCGAATATTTATCACTAATattattaagattttttatatacttttcaaAGTATGTATCATCTAAATTCAACCAAcgaatgaaattatgaaataagtaACATACTAATACAATCCaaccatttttatattatactaatgttatatgtttatatgagaaaatttatttttagaacaaCAAATGTCCTTTCAACCacaatataaaactttaaatgtatcaaattaaagagtttACGATTTGTGTCTAGTGCTTGTATTCGATTCTATTCTCCCAAATAATACAAAAGactttttgtatttatataattacaagcaattctatgttaaaaaaattaattttctttttcaatcgcACCCAagtaatattgtttttattgtaaaaaaagttacttcgtaattaaattactttcatTGACGTGGCATAGTTCTATTAGTAAAAGAAATCAACAGTAATTGTGTAAATATTACCAGATCCACCAGATCTCCACCCCTTTCCTAACATTTCTTAAGTACTCTTGAAAAGTACCAATGCGTTAAAAAAACCACAGCACAGAAGTGAGCGAGAGGAGGGAGATATTCACCCCTTCAGATATATAAGAGGAGAAACTATATCACTCGCTGTAGATCTCAAagattcaaattttcaattaactATGGCGCAGCCTTTTCTGAAGAAAGACGACGATCACGACGATGAAGGTAAGttcaaatttcttcttcttcgattcctcttcactcctttattttttttcccattcattcatttattttctctctctgcTAATTTGGAAATGATTGTCCGCTTCGTGTTTAATTAATGCAAATACTAGATTTGGCAGTTTTTAGCTTCTAGATCTGTACGGTTTTGATTCTTTTCGATTGATTTAAAGATGCATTGCGTAATTTATCTAATTTCCAGGAGTTACGCTATAGTTTTAGCTGAATTTGGTTAAGTTCTAGTTGATCTGATCTATACTCTTGCTCCACTAGATTTGAATTCCAGAAAGGGCATTGTAGCTTGTTAATTTCAATTGATGCGTTTACGTTTTGTTGATTTGATGTGGATCTCACGGTTTTTATCTATTATCTAGAGTTCTGTTTGTATGGTTCTTGAGTTCTCATGGCATTTTAGGTGATCTGATAagtattttattgttaattttgtaattttgttttatgaaCAGTGGACTACTCTCCGTTTTTGGGGATTGAGAAGGGTGCGGTTCTTCAAGAAGCTAGGGTTTTCAATGATCCTCAGCTTGATCCTCGAAGATGCTCTCAGGTTACTGCATTTTTATCCATCTTCTTATTCTATTTGGTGTGCttgtttttgcattttataGTGACTGAATCTTTCTAGATGTTTCTATGTAGGTTATCACAAAGCTTCTCTATTTGTTGAATCAAGGAGAAACATTTACTAAGGTCTGTCTTTTTAATTGTGCCagaaagattaaaattttagtttacaaACATTTGACCCTGTTGTATGGATTTCTACcgtagtaagtttgtatgttgAAGGAACTGCTTCATTGTCATGAAATTTTCCATTGTGAATGAGTAATGACTATTTTCTCCTGTTATTTGAACAGGTAGAAGCTACAGAAGTTTTCTTTGCTGTGACAAAGCTCTTCCAATCGAGAGATTTAGGTTTGAGGAGAATGGTCTACGTGATAATAAAGGAGCTATCTCCATCAGCAGATGAGGTATATATCTTTTGAATTTCCATGTTTCTTGAATAAAGTTTTGATTGTGCACGTATTCATGCAAATTTACatactaattaattattgttcCTGTTGAGTATAGGTTATTATTGTCACAAGCTCTCTTATGAAGGACATGACTAGCAAGACTGATATGTATCGAGCAAATGCTATTCGTGTGCTTTGCCAGATAACAGATGGGACTCTTCTAACCCAGATTGAGCGATACTTGAAACAAGCAATCGTTGACAAAAATCCTGTTGTTGCAAGTGCAGCCTTAGTCAGTGGTATACACTTGCTTCAGGTGCTACTCTTTTCTTAGGATTTTGTATTGTTTTCATATAGTTTTTAGATTAGTCATCAAATCTCTGATGACTTGTTAACataccataaatatttttccagACAAATCCTGAGATTGTGAAACGATGGAGTAATGAGGTTCAAGAAGCTGTTCAATCAAGGGCAGCCCTTGTGCAGTTTCATGCTCTGGCATTGCTCCACCAGGTATGTTACATGTCTTGGTTGGAAATTATTTGCTTATGGAAACCAGTTTGGTAGATTCAGGCCCAACTGGTTGTCTGATAAGAGTCTTCCTTGAAAATAGTTTGTGGTCACAGTTTCTCTATCTTCTGATTGATTTTAGCAGTcttgttgattttgtttttaCGGGATTTTAAGACATTGCATGCTTGGATCATTATCCAAGTTAGAACAGTATTTATAGGTTTCTGCTGCAAGTGGTAGAAAAACTGTTTGTAATAAAAGTATTCTGATGCAGTAGAACCAAGGTACTTTTGCATCCTTTCTTGTATGTTTATATGCATGGTTGGATTTGGGGGATGGTgataattaaattgaactctCACTCTGTGAAATCGATTCACATCTGTGATGAATGTATGTGATTTCATACTTGCAGATACGACAAAACGATCGACTAGCTGTTAATAAGCTGGTTAGCAGTTTGACTAGGGGAAGTGTCCGCTCACCTTTAGCTCAATGCTTGTTGATACGTTATACTAGTCAGGTACTCACCTTCTTTAATATATCTGTCATTGTTCCAAGCTTTTTGTTCATAAACATTATGAAGTAATTGGTGAAACTGCAGGTTATTCGTGAGTCAGCTAGTAACACTCAAACAGGGGATCGTCCTTTCTATGACTTCCTTGAGGGTTGCCTGCGCCATAAGGCTGAGATGGTAATTTTTGAGGCTGCTAGAGCAATCACAGAGCTCAATGGTGTGACAAGCCGAGAACTGACACCAGCAATTACAGTTCTTCAGCTCTTTTTGAGCTCTACTAAGCCAGTGCTGAGATTTGCTGCAGTTCGTACTTTGAACAAGGTTGATTTATTTTCCTTAGTATTATGTTATGCTATTATACAGACATCTATGTTGTTGGTTCTACGAAAATGCAAACCGAACACTCTAGTGAAGGGGCTGAGATGGTTTCTTCTGCAAATTTCAGAAGTTCAACGCACTTATGGAGCCTGTTGGAAATTTGTTGCTATATTGTCTATAAAGCATATACACACGTTTCGATCATAAATGATTGTTGTTTCTTTCTAGGTCGAGTGCATGCATTTTGTGTGCATTTTGATTTCTGACTATGTGACTAAATTTCTTCAGGTTGCAATGACTCATCCCATTGCTGTCACTAACTGCAATATTGACATGGAGAGTTTAATTTCTGACCAAAATAGAAGCATTGCCACACTTGCAATCACTACCCTTCTCAAAACTGGAAATGAGTCTAGTGTGGATCGCCTAATGAAGCAGATAACTACCTTTATGTCGGATATTGCTGATGAGTTCAAAATTGTTGTCATTGAAGCCATAAGATCATTATGCTTAAAGTTCCCATTGAAGCACAGATCTTTGTAAGGGATACTTGGCTCTGTATtattggtcagtaggctttacTAGATATTTCTTTTCTAGTGCCTTGAGTTCTCTTTATCCTCATTTGTCTTCAGGATGAACTTCTTAAGCAATATTCTTAGGGAAGAAGGTGGGTTTGAGTATAAAAAGGCCATTGTAGATTCAATTGTGATTCTCATCAGAGATATACCTGAAGCAAAGGAGAGTGGATTGCTCCATTTGTGTGAGTTCATTGAAGATTGTGAATTCACATATCTTTCCACACAGGTAGCATTTTCATCTATTACTTTTCATTATCTCTGTCATGCTCTTTATGCTTTTTGTTCCCATTTTCTCCCATCTATgacttatattaaaattttctcaacacTGTATCATAGATACTTCATTTTCTGGGGATTGAAGGCCCAAAAACCTCAGATCCAAGTAAATATATACGATATATTTATAACCGCGTACATCTTGAGAATGCTACTGTCCGGGCTGGTGCAGTCAGCACCCTTGCAAAATTTGGTGCTATGGTTGATTCATTGAAGGTGTGAAATcttaatttttctcttttgcaTTTCTGTAGTAAACTTAACCTGTGACTTATTGGCCATGCATTCTTTTGCAGCCTCGCATATTTATTCTCTTAAGACGATGTCTCTTTGACACTGATGATGAGGTGAGTCTAATAATCCCCTTTTTTTACTGTTTTCACTTGTAGTTTTTGTTTGTATTTGGACAGATTTAGTATATGCGGATGCATGCATTATTTTCCTTGCCTTTGTTATTGATGCATGCTTAATTCCAGCTTTAGGAAGTCAAATTTGATGCCTTTTCCTTCATATTCAAACAATCTGAgcattttaaactttttctatAGGTTCGTGACAGGGCTACACTATATCTTAATACACTTGGCGCCGATGGTGCGGTTGAAGATATGAAGGAGTTTCTCTTTGGCTCCCTAGATATCCCTCTAGTGAACCTCGAGAGAAGtctaaaaaattatgtaagtttCTAAATTTCTGTTACacttatttcttcttttctgaTCATCTCACGTGTTTTTAATTTGGTTGTTTGGGTGTAGGAGCCATCTGAAGAGTCTTTTGACATTAATTCTGTACCAAAGGAGGTCAAGATTCAGCCACTTGCTGAGAAGAAAGCTCCTGGTAAAAAGCCAACTGGTCTTGGTGGTCCTCCTCCTGGCCCCCCCTCAACTATTGATGCTTATGAGAAGCTTCTTTCATCAATTCCCGAGTTCGCAAACTTTGGCAAACTTTTCAAGGTACTTCATTTGACTTTGACTTGTGTTCCATGTGTATAGTGTTTTAGGCattattttaaacttacatTGTTTCTAATTCTTATTGGCCAGTCCTCTGCACCTGTGGAGCTGACAGAAGCAGAAACAGAATATGCAGTTAATGTTGTCAAACATATTTTTGATGGCCATGTTGTGTTTCAGTACAACTGCACCAATACTATTCCAGAGCAATTATTGGAGAAtgtaaatgatcaaattacacAAAGCATCTATAAATTACTCAAAACCTATGATAGACTCTATGTTGAGATCTTAATCTGCTCGTTTCCAGGTCACTGTTATTGTGGATGCTTCAGAGGCTGAGGAATTTGCTGAAGTAGCTTCAAAGCCTTTAAGATCACTTCCATATGATTCACCTGGACAGACTTTTGTGGCATTTGAGAAGCCAGAGGGGGTCCCAGCTGTTGGAAAATTCTCAAATATGCTGAGGTTCATTGTAAAAGAGGTATGACTTCTTTCCCTTTCTGGCTTTGGCAGAATTTATGGCCTTCAATAATGTTCCTTTATTTGGATTGTTTCGTGGCCATGCATCAGCTTTGAATTTGTTCTGAATGACAACCCATTTTGTGAAGCCTACACATTTAAAGTGGTTCTGAATGATCACACATCTGTGAAGAAACCTTCTGTGCATATAT harbors:
- the LOC105762851 gene encoding coatomer subunit gamma — translated: MAQPFLKKDDDHDDEVDYSPFLGIEKGAVLQEARVFNDPQLDPRRCSQVITKLLYLLNQGETFTKVEATEVFFAVTKLFQSRDLGLRRMVYVIIKELSPSADEVIIVTSSLMKDMTSKTDMYRANAIRVLCQITDGTLLTQIERYLKQAIVDKNPVVASAALVSGIHLLQTNPEIVKRWSNEVQEAVQSRAALVQFHALALLHQIRQNDRLAVNKLVSSLTRGSVRSPLAQCLLIRYTSQVIRESASNTQTGDRPFYDFLEGCLRHKAEMVIFEAARAITELNGVTSRELTPAITVLQLFLSSTKPVLRFAAVRTLNKVAMTHPIAVTNCNIDMESLISDQNRSIATLAITTLLKTGNESSVDRLMKQITTFMSDIADEFKIVVIEAIRSLCLKFPLKHRSLMNFLSNILREEGGFEYKKAIVDSIVILIRDIPEAKESGLLHLCEFIEDCEFTYLSTQILHFLGIEGPKTSDPSKYIRYIYNRVHLENATVRAGAVSTLAKFGAMVDSLKPRIFILLRRCLFDTDDEVRDRATLYLNTLGADGAVEDMKEFLFGSLDIPLVNLERSLKNYEPSEESFDINSVPKEVKIQPLAEKKAPGKKPTGLGGPPPGPPSTIDAYEKLLSSIPEFANFGKLFKSSAPVELTEAETEYAVNVVKHIFDGHVVFQYNCTNTIPEQLLENVTVIVDASEAEEFAEVASKPLRSLPYDSPGQTFVAFEKPEGVPAVGKFSNMLRFIVKEVDPSTGEAEDDGVEDEYQLEELEVVAADYMLKVGVSNFRNAWESMGPDCERVDEYDLGPRENLAEAVNAVINLLGMQPCEGTEVVPSNSRSHTCLLSGVYIGNVKVLVRLQFGIDGPKDVAMKLAVRSEDEAVSDAIHEIVASG
- the LOC105761910 gene encoding uncharacterized protein LOC105761910; this encodes NVHSSFADTHNVTATAGDSFVRFEKSTFRKPKESSNFSSHSIQAIVFEVEDREAIGGSAYGGQRAVCCTADLAKLGVCSEGEIIHRPSTKNPGWPKVFGVSFSKDDEVTTLPLKSIQITKTGMYNLYFIHCDLNLKDLIVEGKTVWKNPTGYLPGRMAPLMNFYGFMSLTFVILGIFWFLQYARFWREVLPLQNCITLVITFGMLEMALWYFDYAEFNGSGTRPVGITMWEVTFDTIKRTIARIIILMVYMGYGVVRPTLGGLTSKVTMLGATFFLASEILELVENVGAVSDLSGKARLFLVLPFAILDAFFILWIFTSLSSTLNKLQKDGGKAGYIQEVHKCIGSSSYCLCRLDFLRDLLQGK